The Sandaracinus amylolyticus genomic interval CGCGCCTGGATGCCAGTCAGCACCGGAGTCGACGTGTCCTCGTCGGCGTGCGGGTCGAGCGTGCCCACCGCGAGCTCCCAGCGCAGGCGTCGGCGCGGTAGCTCGATCATCGCGGCTCGGATGCGCGCCGGGAGGACCTCACGCAGCTCGCCGTCACCGGTGGTCGTCCCGTCGCGCGTCTGCTCGACGCCGCGATCGTGGAACACGAGCACGTACGGCTCGCTCCCGAGCGTGGTGCCGTCGGGAAGACGGAGTCGGAGATGCAGCTCGACCGTGCCGGTGCGGACCTCGAACCGGTGTCGCTGCCCCGTCGCACAGTCGACCCGCTTCTCGCGCGGAGGCGGGACCGACACCCGATCGCCCGGCAGGAGCACGTGCATGGAGCGGCGACGTGCACGCAGCGCCTCGTTCTCGGGCGCGTTCCAGATCCGCGCGGGATCGGCGACGCCGTAGCGCGCCGCGATGCTCGGCACGTCCTCGCCCTGGCGGACGACGTGCACTCGGTCGGTCGTCATCGTGATCCTCCCCCGGGCACCCACGCGTCGCCGTCGAGAT includes:
- a CDS encoding peptidoglycan-binding domain-containing protein, with amino-acid sequence MTTDRVHVVRQGEDVPSIAARYGVADPARIWNAPENEALRARRRSMHVLLPGDRVSVPPPREKRVDCATGQRHRFEVRTGTVELHLRLRLPDGTTLGSEPYVLVFHDRGVEQTRDGTTTGDGELREVLPARIRAAMIELPRRRLRWELAVGTLDPHADEDTSTPVLTGIQARLNNLGFMCGRVDGELGPKTRHALSEFQREVLGRTEPTGDLDQETWDRLMEEHGT